In a genomic window of Flavobacteriales bacterium:
- a CDS encoding response regulator transcription factor, protein MKHRIALVDDHHLVRTGLAATVNALGDYQVTLEAGHGAEMIERLGLAQASPQLAIIDLNMPVMDGWDTIAWLSKNRPEILPMALTFEATEEAMLRAVRAGARGFLLKNAKPEVLRLALDSIRLTGYYHNDDLNGVLAGNPDRLTPRERERAELLELITDREMHLLRLVCDEEEFTYDRIAEIMGLHRRTVDNYRIQLFDKFGVRSKTGLVLFALRWNLLD, encoded by the coding sequence ATGAAGCACCGCATCGCCTTGGTGGACGACCATCACTTGGTACGGACTGGCTTGGCTGCCACCGTGAACGCGCTCGGCGATTACCAGGTGACATTGGAAGCAGGGCATGGCGCTGAGATGATCGAAAGGCTGGGGCTTGCCCAAGCATCGCCGCAACTGGCCATCATCGACCTGAACATGCCGGTGATGGATGGCTGGGACACCATCGCCTGGCTCAGCAAGAACCGTCCGGAGATCCTGCCGATGGCCCTCACCTTCGAGGCCACCGAGGAAGCCATGCTGCGGGCCGTCCGTGCCGGTGCCCGGGGTTTCCTGCTCAAGAACGCCAAGCCCGAAGTGCTGCGCCTCGCCCTCGACAGCATCCGCTTGACAGGCTATTACCACAACGACGACCTGAACGGGGTGCTCGCAGGCAACCCGGACCGCCTGACGCCGCGCGAGCGCGAGCGCGCTGAATTGCTGGAGCTCATCACCGATCGGGAAATGCATTTGCTGCGCCTCGTTTGCGACGAGGAGGAGTTCACGTACGACCGGATCGCCGAGATCATGGGCCTGCATCGGCGCACCGTGGACAACTACCGCATCCAACTCTTCGATAAGTTCGGCGTGAGGAGCAAGACCGGCCTCGTGCTCTTCGCCTTGCGCTGGAACCTGCTCGATTGA
- a CDS encoding NAD(P)H-binding protein: MNMLVAGGSGLVGRAVLEAAIQSEQIKKIIALLRRPIDLSSSKLEAWLPAEGDLLTALRPQPVDAVICCLGTTIRNAGGDQSKFIAVDKDLVLGLARWAREQGVPAFAVVSAIGADAESRVFYNRVKGEMEEGLKAMSFPELHIFQPSILKGPRNEKRLGERIGIAVMSAIAPLLPDDYEPMAHDALAKALINCVGTPGGTHTYRAIRALAGS; the protein is encoded by the coding sequence ATGAACATGCTCGTGGCAGGTGGAAGCGGCTTGGTAGGCAGAGCCGTTCTGGAAGCGGCAATCCAATCCGAACAGATTAAAAAGATAATCGCGCTGCTTCGGCGGCCCATCGACTTGAGTAGCTCGAAACTCGAGGCCTGGCTCCCGGCCGAAGGCGATTTGCTGACCGCGTTGAGGCCCCAGCCGGTGGATGCGGTGATCTGCTGCCTTGGCACCACCATCCGCAATGCAGGCGGCGATCAGTCCAAGTTCATCGCGGTGGACAAGGACCTGGTGCTCGGTTTGGCGCGTTGGGCCAGGGAGCAGGGCGTACCGGCCTTCGCGGTGGTGAGCGCGATCGGCGCTGATGCGGAGTCGCGCGTGTTCTACAACCGGGTGAAAGGCGAGATGGAAGAAGGACTGAAGGCGATGAGTTTCCCGGAGCTGCACATCTTCCAGCCATCGATCCTCAAAGGTCCGCGCAACGAGAAGCGACTGGGCGAGCGCATCGGCATCGCAGTGATGAGCGCGATCGCGCCGCTACTGCCGGATGACTACGAACCCATGGCCCACGATGCGTTGGCGAAGGCCTTGATCAACTGCGTCGGCACGCCGGGTGGTACGCACACGTACCGCGCGATCCGCGCGTTGGCGGGCTCTTAG
- a CDS encoding SLC13/DASS family transporter, with protein sequence MKRWLFILAGPMAALLVFALLRHHGGPPALMAGLVAWMALWWITEAVPIPITSILPLLLFPLLGIDDVPATAAHYGKEIIFLFLGGFIIALGIERCGLHRRIALGIMVRVGSSSERLVLGVMVAVALLSMWINSTAATLVMLPIALSLIDDEDAPADARKRLTVPLLLGVAYGATVGGMATPVGTPPNLVFLALWKQLYPGHDAIGFGQWMATGLPLAAVFLAMAWLLLTRIVFGLKGDSLGGADAVRLRLKALGRASRDEWLAGGVFALVALLWISGDSIKQGESVLFTGWRERAEAFKEVSDAAVAVMGAVLLFLLPASKRMRQPHDAYATHGEGRSLMSWSFAEQRVPWGVLLLIGGGFALAAGVDKSGLSGIIGEAMAGLGSLPMVLLIGSTALVVCLLSELGSNTATASLTLPILAAMADRWGMDPQSILWPSALAASLGFMLPVASPMQTIVFGTGRIPMRQMVKAGVWMDVIGVALLMMIFGW encoded by the coding sequence ATGAAGCGTTGGCTCTTCATCCTTGCCGGCCCGATGGCCGCGTTGCTGGTCTTCGCGCTGTTGCGGCACCATGGCGGTCCGCCTGCGCTGATGGCGGGCCTCGTTGCATGGATGGCTCTCTGGTGGATCACCGAGGCTGTGCCCATCCCCATCACCTCCATCCTGCCGCTGCTGCTCTTCCCGTTGCTGGGCATCGATGATGTGCCTGCCACCGCCGCGCACTACGGCAAGGAGATCATCTTCCTCTTCCTTGGAGGCTTCATCATCGCCCTTGGCATCGAGCGCTGCGGATTGCACAGGCGCATCGCATTGGGCATCATGGTGCGTGTAGGCAGCAGCTCGGAGCGGTTGGTTCTGGGCGTAATGGTCGCCGTCGCGCTCCTCAGCATGTGGATCAACAGCACCGCCGCCACGCTGGTGATGCTCCCCATCGCCCTGAGCCTGATCGACGATGAGGACGCGCCCGCTGATGCGCGCAAGCGGTTGACCGTGCCCTTGTTATTGGGCGTTGCCTACGGAGCAACGGTTGGCGGCATGGCCACACCTGTTGGCACGCCGCCCAACCTGGTCTTCCTCGCGCTGTGGAAGCAGCTCTATCCCGGCCATGATGCGATCGGTTTCGGGCAATGGATGGCCACCGGGCTGCCGCTGGCTGCGGTCTTCCTCGCGATGGCGTGGCTGCTGCTCACGCGCATCGTCTTCGGCCTGAAGGGCGATTCGCTCGGCGGCGCCGATGCTGTGCGACTTCGGTTGAAGGCGCTGGGCCGCGCATCGCGCGATGAATGGCTGGCTGGGGGCGTGTTCGCGCTGGTGGCGCTGCTTTGGATCAGCGGCGATTCGATCAAGCAGGGCGAATCGGTGCTCTTCACCGGCTGGCGCGAACGTGCCGAAGCCTTCAAGGAGGTGAGTGATGCGGCCGTTGCGGTGATGGGCGCGGTGCTGCTCTTCCTTCTCCCCGCAAGCAAGCGGATGCGGCAGCCGCACGATGCGTACGCCACGCACGGAGAAGGACGATCGCTCATGAGCTGGAGCTTCGCTGAGCAGCGCGTGCCTTGGGGCGTGCTGCTGCTCATCGGCGGCGGTTTCGCGCTGGCGGCGGGCGTTGACAAGAGCGGGCTCAGCGGCATCATCGGTGAGGCGATGGCAGGTCTGGGATCCTTGCCCATGGTCCTGTTGATCGGCAGCACCGCGCTGGTCGTTTGCCTGCTGAGCGAACTGGGCAGCAATACCGCCACCGCGAGCCTCACGCTGCCCATCCTGGCAGCCATGGCCGATCGCTGGGGCATGGATCCGCAGAGCATCCTCTGGCCATCGGCGCTGGCCGCGAGCCTGGGCTTCATGCTGCCGGTGGCATCGCCCATGCAGACCATCGTCTTCGGCACGGGACGCATCCCCATGCGCCAGATGGTGAAGGCCGGCGTGTGGATGGATGTGATCGGGGTGGCGCTGCTGATGATGATCTTCGGATGGTGA
- a CDS encoding chromophore lyase CpcT/CpeT: protein MRNALLLALFLTAGNAAAQRTRALEALAMTLEGSYTSAEQAAADTNYFNIELEMVRIWAKRKDGAWFYVEQAAAESKSKPYRQRVYRLTEVNDSTFRSEIHTIRSGERYFGAYKDFSLLAQLHPDSIDVMEGCAITLQRYKSIYQGSTNGRDCPNSRSGAAYATSEVTIRSDRMISWDRGYDDAGKQVWGATKGGYVFLKKRKY, encoded by the coding sequence ATGCGCAACGCCCTTCTACTCGCGCTCTTCCTTACGGCAGGAAACGCCGCCGCCCAGCGCACACGTGCGCTTGAGGCCCTCGCCATGACCTTGGAAGGCTCATATACCAGCGCGGAACAGGCTGCGGCCGACACCAACTACTTCAACATCGAACTGGAGATGGTGCGCATCTGGGCGAAGCGCAAGGATGGCGCGTGGTTCTATGTGGAGCAGGCCGCCGCCGAAAGCAAGTCCAAGCCTTACCGCCAGCGCGTCTATCGGCTCACCGAGGTGAATGACAGCACTTTCCGCAGTGAGATCCACACCATCCGCAGCGGCGAGCGCTACTTCGGCGCCTACAAGGATTTCAGCCTCCTGGCTCAGCTGCACCCGGATTCCATCGATGTGATGGAAGGCTGCGCCATCACCTTGCAGCGTTACAAGAGCATCTATCAAGGGAGCACGAATGGCCGCGATTGCCCGAACTCGCGCAGCGGTGCGGCCTATGCCACGAGTGAAGTGACCATCCGCAGCGACCGGATGATCAGTTGGGACCGCGGCTACGACGATGCGGGCAAGCAGGTCTGGGGCGCAACCAAGGGCGGATACGTCTTCCTGAAGAAGCGCAAGTACTGA
- a CDS encoding transcriptional regulator yields the protein MAFAPLDPVLHNQLRLAVMSLLVSVESADFNFILEKTGATRGNLSVQISKLKEAGYIEVSKSFKDNYPNTSCRVSLAGLAAFEAYVAAIKGYLGK from the coding sequence ATGGCCTTCGCGCCGCTTGACCCCGTGCTGCACAACCAGTTGCGGCTGGCGGTGATGAGCCTTTTAGTCTCGGTGGAAAGCGCCGATTTCAACTTCATCCTGGAGAAAACGGGCGCCACGCGCGGCAATCTGAGCGTGCAGATCAGCAAGCTGAAAGAGGCGGGCTACATTGAGGTCAGCAAAAGCTTCAAGGACAATTATCCCAATACCTCGTGCAGGGTATCCTTGGCCGGACTTGCCGCGTTCGAGGCCTATGTGGCGGCGATCAAAGGCTACTTGGGGAAATGA
- a CDS encoding response regulator transcription factor, giving the protein MTPRIPIALVDDHTLFRNALTDLIALIGGYDVVVQAENGQEYVQAAANGARVAVAIVDLHMPVMDGYATIAWIREHQPQTRALALTFDKDDATLAKALRAGACGFLPKNVGRGLFSEALQQVATLGHYINEDLVERGMPVTPSAHEAARLRVVANLSPREIEFIRAVCHESEPTYEQVAKQMGVAQNTVNGYRENIFHKFEIKSKAGLVIFAYKWGLLAKGG; this is encoded by the coding sequence ATGACCCCGCGCATCCCGATCGCCTTGGTCGATGACCATACGCTCTTCCGAAACGCACTGACCGACCTGATCGCGCTGATCGGCGGCTACGACGTGGTGGTGCAGGCCGAGAATGGACAGGAATACGTGCAAGCCGCCGCAAACGGCGCCCGTGTGGCCGTGGCCATCGTTGATCTGCATATGCCCGTGATGGACGGCTACGCCACCATCGCCTGGATCCGCGAGCACCAGCCCCAGACGCGTGCCCTCGCCCTCACCTTCGACAAGGACGACGCCACGCTGGCCAAGGCCTTGCGCGCAGGGGCCTGCGGTTTCCTGCCGAAGAACGTGGGCCGCGGACTATTCAGCGAAGCGCTTCAGCAAGTGGCCACCCTCGGGCATTACATCAACGAGGACCTGGTGGAGCGCGGCATGCCCGTGACCCCTAGCGCCCACGAAGCAGCCCGCTTGCGCGTGGTCGCGAACCTGAGCCCGCGCGAGATCGAGTTCATCCGCGCGGTGTGCCACGAATCAGAGCCCACCTACGAGCAAGTGGCCAAGCAGATGGGCGTGGCCCAGAATACCGTGAACGGCTACCGCGAGAACATCTTCCACAAGTTCGAGATCAAGAGCAAGGCCGGGCTGGTGATCTTCGCTTATAAATGGGGCCTGCTCGCGAAGGGGGGTTAG
- a CDS encoding peptidoglycan DD-metalloendopeptidase family protein → MDSLVMREGTVKSGASFGGLLGTEGVSASVVEALVSKAEGLFDVRKLRAGHPYAFIAPDREGAAPHYFIYEADPIQYVVFHLLPGNEYVTLGERAVTVTQHAIAATVTGALYNDLAKAGADPMLAVLLSEVFAWTVDFYRIQKGDVFSVAYAERSVEGKRVGAPQILAARYINGDKVKAAFRFGEGKEAAYFDDEGNSLRKAFLRAPLKFSRISSGFSGKRLHPVQKVMKAHLGTDYAAPYGTPILSVGDGVVEQAGRTGGNGNFVKIRHNGVYSTQYLHMRKILVKQGQRVQQGDVIGEVGSTGLATGPHVCFRFWKNGTQVDHRKEEFPSAEPIAQELRPAFDAARDSLSAQLDQAELALAEGRMVNF, encoded by the coding sequence ATGGACAGCCTCGTGATGCGCGAGGGCACCGTGAAGAGCGGCGCGAGCTTCGGCGGATTGCTGGGCACGGAGGGCGTTTCCGCATCGGTGGTCGAGGCACTGGTGTCGAAGGCAGAGGGGCTCTTCGATGTGCGCAAGCTGCGGGCTGGGCATCCGTATGCGTTCATCGCTCCCGATCGCGAAGGCGCCGCGCCCCACTATTTCATCTACGAGGCCGATCCCATCCAGTACGTCGTCTTCCATCTGCTGCCCGGCAACGAGTACGTCACGCTCGGTGAGCGCGCGGTAACGGTAACCCAGCATGCCATCGCTGCCACGGTGACCGGCGCGCTGTACAACGACCTGGCGAAAGCCGGCGCCGACCCCATGCTGGCCGTGCTGCTCAGTGAGGTGTTCGCGTGGACGGTCGATTTCTACCGCATCCAGAAAGGCGATGTGTTCAGCGTGGCCTATGCTGAGCGCAGCGTGGAGGGCAAGCGCGTGGGTGCGCCGCAGATCCTGGCCGCGCGCTACATCAACGGCGATAAGGTGAAGGCCGCTTTCCGATTCGGCGAGGGCAAGGAGGCCGCCTACTTCGATGATGAAGGAAACAGCCTGCGCAAGGCTTTCCTGAGAGCGCCGTTGAAATTCAGCCGCATCTCATCGGGCTTCAGCGGCAAGCGGCTGCATCCGGTGCAGAAGGTGATGAAGGCGCATCTCGGCACCGATTACGCGGCACCGTACGGAACACCGATCCTTTCCGTGGGCGATGGCGTGGTGGAGCAGGCAGGCCGAACCGGCGGCAACGGCAACTTCGTGAAGATCCGGCACAACGGCGTGTACAGCACGCAATACCTGCACATGCGGAAGATCCTGGTGAAGCAGGGCCAGCGCGTGCAGCAGGGCGATGTGATCGGCGAGGTGGGCAGCACCGGCCTGGCCACGGGTCCGCACGTGTGCTTCCGCTTCTGGAAGAACGGAACGCAGGTGGATCATCGCAAAGAGGAGTTCCCCAGCGCGGAACCCATCGCACAAGAGCTGCGACCCGCCTTCGATGCGGCCCGCGATAGCCTGAGCGCACAGCTCGACCAGGCCGAGCTCGCATTGGCTGAAGGAAGGATGGTGAACTTCTAA